Proteins co-encoded in one Diaminobutyricimonas sp. LJ205 genomic window:
- a CDS encoding PspA/IM30 family protein encodes MSDNTARIRMIFRAKTSKALDRMEDPRDALDDSYEQQLKLLQQVRQAVAEVATAKKRIELQGEEMGARYRRLGDQAREAVEHGRDDLARTALERRLSLESQVAKLQEQHGSLQKQTAHLHERERRLADQIAAFRIEKETLKATYSASEAQVRANEAVAGISANMDDVGISLDRARDRVAQMQARAQATDELLSSGALQDLTAAPDADIERQLAELVSRSDIDRQLKSMKSGAADGIRSPGTNDDAPDGWLSIGQSPTTS; translated from the coding sequence ATGAGTGATAACACCGCACGGATCCGGATGATCTTCCGCGCGAAGACATCAAAGGCGCTCGACCGCATGGAGGATCCGCGTGACGCCCTCGATGACAGCTACGAGCAGCAACTGAAGCTGCTACAGCAAGTGCGCCAGGCCGTAGCCGAGGTTGCCACGGCGAAGAAGCGCATCGAACTGCAGGGCGAGGAGATGGGCGCGCGCTATCGCCGGCTCGGTGACCAGGCCCGCGAGGCGGTCGAGCATGGTCGCGACGATCTCGCTCGCACCGCGCTCGAACGTCGTCTTTCCCTCGAAAGCCAGGTGGCAAAGCTGCAGGAGCAGCACGGTTCGCTGCAGAAGCAGACAGCCCATCTTCACGAGCGGGAGCGTCGTCTTGCGGATCAGATCGCGGCATTCCGCATCGAGAAGGAGACGCTGAAGGCCACGTATAGCGCGTCCGAGGCGCAGGTGCGGGCGAACGAGGCCGTGGCGGGCATCAGCGCGAACATGGACGATGTCGGCATCAGCCTCGATCGCGCGCGCGATCGGGTCGCCCAGATGCAGGCCCGCGCGCAGGCTACCGACGAGCTGCTGTCCAGTGGTGCCCTGCAGGACCTGACCGCCGCACCGGATGCCGACATCGAGCGCCAGCTGGCGGAGTTGGTATCGCGATCCGACATCGATCGTCAGCTCAAGTCGATGAAGTCGGGTGCCGCGGACGGCATCCGCAGCCCCGGCACGAATGATGATGCTCCCGACGGCTGGCTAAGCATCGGGCAGTCACCGACTACGTCGTAG